One Janthinobacterium sp. TB1-E2 genomic region harbors:
- the hisH gene encoding imidazole glycerol phosphate synthase subunit HisH, with product MNKIVVVDYGMGNLRSVAQALRAVAPEADVRISGLAQDIDSADRIVLPGQGAMPDCMRSLRESGVLEALLRAADSKPVLGVCIGEQMLFDGSEEGDAAGLGLLPGKVVRFQLDGQVQEDGSRFKVPQMGWNQVRQTASHVMWDGIADNAYFYFVHSYFAQPQEALHTVGETVYGAPFACAVARDNIFATQFHPEKSAAAGLQLYKNFVHWQP from the coding sequence ATGAATAAAATTGTGGTGGTGGATTACGGCATGGGCAATTTGCGCTCGGTGGCGCAAGCGCTGCGCGCCGTGGCGCCCGAAGCCGACGTGCGCATTTCCGGGTTGGCGCAAGACATCGACAGCGCCGACCGCATCGTCTTGCCGGGCCAGGGCGCCATGCCCGACTGCATGCGCAGCCTGCGCGAATCGGGCGTGCTCGAAGCGCTGCTGCGCGCCGCCGACAGCAAGCCCGTGCTGGGCGTGTGCATCGGTGAGCAAATGCTGTTCGACGGCAGCGAAGAGGGCGACGCGGCCGGTCTGGGCTTGCTGCCCGGCAAAGTCGTGCGTTTCCAGCTCGACGGCCAGGTGCAGGAAGACGGTTCGCGCTTCAAGGTGCCGCAAATGGGCTGGAACCAAGTGCGGCAAACGGCGTCCCATGTCATGTGGGATGGTATCGCCGACAACGCCTATTTTTACTTTGTGCACAGCTATTTTGCTCAACCTCAAGAGGCGTTGCACACGGTGGGCGAGACTGTCTATGGTGCGCCGTTCGCTTGCGCCGTCGCCCGTGATAATATTTTCGCCACACAGTTCCACCCTGAAAAAAGTGCTGCCGCTGGCTTGCAGCTGTACAAGAACTTCGTTCACTGGCAACCTTAA
- the hisB gene encoding imidazoleglycerol-phosphate dehydratase HisB codes for MNRTAEITRNTNETQVRVALNLDGTGQQKLNTGVPFLDHMLDQIARHGLIDLDIEATGDVHIDNHHTVEDVGITLGMAVAKAIGDKKGIRRYGHAYVPLDEALSRVVLDFSGRPGIEYHIPFTRAMIAGFDVDLTLEFFRGFVNHAGVTLHIDNLRGTNAHHQCETVFKAFGRALRMAAELDERAAGIIPSTKGSL; via the coding sequence ATGAACCGCACCGCAGAAATCACGCGCAACACCAATGAGACGCAAGTTCGCGTCGCCCTCAACCTCGATGGCACCGGCCAGCAAAAGCTGAACACTGGCGTGCCCTTCCTCGACCATATGCTGGACCAGATCGCCCGCCACGGCTTGATCGACCTCGATATCGAAGCGACGGGCGACGTGCATATCGACAACCACCATACGGTGGAAGACGTGGGCATCACCTTGGGCATGGCCGTGGCCAAGGCCATCGGTGACAAGAAGGGTATCCGCCGCTACGGCCATGCGTACGTGCCGCTGGACGAGGCGCTGTCGCGCGTGGTGCTCGATTTCTCGGGCCGCCCGGGCATCGAATACCACATCCCGTTTACGCGCGCCATGATCGCCGGCTTCGATGTCGACCTGACCTTGGAATTTTTCCGCGGCTTCGTCAACCATGCGGGCGTGACCTTGCATATCGACAACCTGCGCGGTACGAATGCCCACCATCAATGCGAAACCGTGTTCAAGGCCTTTGGCCGCGCGCTGCGCATGGCTGCCGAGCTCGATGAGCGCGCGGCCGGCATCATTCCATCGACCAAGGGCAGCCTGTAA
- the hisC gene encoding histidinol-phosphate transaminase, whose product MSFLDQLISNTVRADVRAVKSYQVADASGYIKLDAMENPYPLPPHLREELGARLAGVVLNRYPPSYASLQAAICAKLGVPAGYDVMLGNGSDELISILAMACAHQEPGKCAVLLAPVPAFVMYARSAQFAGMDFVGVPLQADFSLDMPAMLAAIEEHRPALVFLAYPNNPTGNLFASADIERILAALGDTGIAVVDEAYEPFAQHSFMGRLPEFENLVVMRTVSKLGLAGIRLGYMSAAPALLAQFEKVRPPYNVNVLTQAAAEFALDHLDVLNAQAALLNSARDDLALRLAQLPGVTVFPSKANFLLIRVADSDDVCAKLLARRVLIKNMSKMHAALANCLRISVSTPEENSLFYDAFKASLV is encoded by the coding sequence ATGTCTTTCCTCGATCAGTTAATCAGCAACACCGTGCGCGCCGATGTGCGGGCCGTCAAAAGCTACCAGGTAGCCGATGCCAGCGGTTACATCAAACTCGATGCGATGGAAAACCCGTATCCGCTGCCGCCGCATCTGCGCGAGGAACTGGGCGCGCGCCTGGCCGGCGTGGTATTGAACCGCTATCCGCCGTCGTACGCCAGCCTGCAGGCGGCTATCTGCGCCAAGCTCGGCGTGCCCGCCGGCTACGACGTCATGCTGGGCAACGGCTCCGATGAACTGATTTCCATCCTGGCCATGGCGTGCGCGCATCAGGAGCCGGGCAAGTGCGCCGTGCTGCTGGCGCCCGTTCCCGCCTTCGTCATGTATGCACGCTCGGCGCAGTTTGCCGGCATGGATTTCGTCGGCGTGCCTCTGCAGGCCGATTTCAGCCTGGACATGCCGGCCATGCTGGCGGCCATCGAAGAACACCGCCCGGCGCTGGTGTTCCTCGCCTATCCGAACAACCCGACGGGCAACCTGTTTGCCAGCGCCGATATCGAGCGCATCCTCGCGGCGCTCGGCGACACGGGCATCGCCGTCGTCGACGAAGCCTACGAGCCGTTCGCGCAGCACAGCTTCATGGGCCGCCTGCCCGAGTTCGAGAACCTGGTGGTGATGCGCACCGTGTCGAAACTGGGCCTGGCCGGCATCCGCCTCGGCTACATGTCGGCCGCGCCGGCCCTGCTGGCGCAATTCGAGAAAGTGCGCCCGCCGTACAATGTGAACGTGCTGACGCAGGCGGCGGCTGAATTCGCGCTCGATCACCTCGACGTATTGAATGCCCAGGCGGCCCTGCTCAACAGCGCGCGCGACGACCTGGCGCTGCGCCTGGCGCAGTTGCCCGGCGTGACGGTATTTCCCTCGAAGGCAAATTTTCTTCTGATTCGTGTGGCTGATTCCGACGATGTTTGCGCAAAACTGCTTGCCCGCCGGGTTTTAATTAAAAATATGAGTAAAATGCATGCTGCGCTGGCCAATTGCCTGCGCATCAGCGTCAGCACCCCGGAAGAAAATTCCCTTTTTTACGATGCCTTCAAGGCATCCCTCGTTTAG
- a CDS encoding site-specific DNA-methyltransferase, producing the protein MTKLAEQPDWVNRVYCEDALAGLARIPDGSVDLILTDPPYNLGKDYGNASDQQSVADYLRWTEQWIDAALPKLKANGSLYIFLTWRYSPEIFVMLKQRMAMMNEIIWDRRVPSMGGSVRSFSSVHDTIGFFVKRKDYYFDLDAVRIAYDAATKKARSRSIFIGAKWLEVGYNPKDLWSVSRLHKEHPERADHPTQKPLEIIERMVKASCPPGGVVLDLFMGSGTTALAAKRCGRDFVGFELNADYCAIIEQRLAALTQELAAPPATKPAKAAAKKPAAAKKPAAVKKPPAVKKAPARKARSAAVPEDVSI; encoded by the coding sequence ATGACGAAGTTGGCGGAGCAGCCGGACTGGGTCAACCGGGTCTATTGCGAAGATGCGCTGGCGGGGCTGGCGCGCATTCCCGATGGCTCGGTGGACCTGATCCTGACGGATCCGCCGTACAACCTGGGCAAGGATTACGGCAATGCCTCGGACCAGCAGTCGGTGGCCGACTACCTGCGCTGGACGGAACAGTGGATCGATGCGGCGCTGCCCAAGCTGAAAGCCAACGGCAGCCTGTATATCTTCCTCACCTGGCGCTATTCGCCGGAGATCTTCGTCATGCTGAAGCAGCGCATGGCGATGATGAATGAAATCATCTGGGACCGCCGCGTGCCGTCCATGGGCGGCAGCGTGCGCAGCTTTTCATCGGTGCACGACACCATCGGCTTCTTCGTCAAGCGCAAGGATTACTACTTCGACCTTGACGCGGTGCGCATCGCCTACGACGCGGCCACCAAGAAAGCCCGTTCGCGCTCGATCTTCATCGGCGCCAAATGGCTGGAAGTGGGCTACAACCCGAAAGACTTGTGGAGCGTATCGCGCCTGCACAAGGAACACCCGGAACGGGCCGACCACCCGACGCAAAAGCCGCTCGAAATCATCGAGCGCATGGTCAAGGCGTCGTGCCCGCCCGGCGGAGTGGTGCTCGACCTGTTCATGGGCAGCGGCACCACGGCCCTGGCGGCCAAGCGCTGCGGGCGCGATTTCGTCGGCTTTGAATTGAACGCCGACTACTGCGCCATCATCGAACAGCGATTGGCGGCGCTGACGCAGGAGCTGGCAGCACCGCCCGCGACCAAGCCCGCCAAGGCGGCAGCGAAGAAACCGGCGGCGGCCAAAAAGCCGGCCGCCGTGAAGAAACCGCCCGCCGTGAAAAAAGCGCCGGCCCGCAAGGCGCGCAGCGCCGCCGTGCCGGAAGACGTATCCATTTAA
- the hisD gene encoding histidinol dehydrogenase → MPIQIRKLDSSQDGFQQSLDTLLAFEAGTDAAIETSVAKILADVKTRGDAAVLEYTNRFDRIPHGGAAEMAAFDISQAELQAALNGLPSAQREALQIAAQRIRAFHERQREELRGFTYTEPDGTVLGQKITPLDRVGIYVPGGKAAYPSSVLMNAIPAHVAGVGEIIMVVPTPDGVKNQMVLAAAAIAGVTRVITIGGAQAVGALAYGTQSITAVDKIVGPGNAYVAAAKRRVFGIVGIDMIAGPSEILVLCDGTTDPDWVAMDLFSQAEHDELAQAILLCPDAAYIAKVEESIAKLLPTMPRQATISTSLADRGALIKVRSMEEACEIANAIAAEHLEISAENPQQWAERIRHAGAMFLGRFSSESLGDYCCGPNHVLPTSRTARFSSPLGVYDFQKRSSIIHVSEAGAQTLGRVAATLAYGEGLQAHARSAELRLKPQP, encoded by the coding sequence ATGCCGATACAGATACGCAAGCTCGATTCAAGCCAGGATGGTTTCCAACAATCGCTCGACACCTTGCTGGCGTTCGAGGCGGGTACCGATGCAGCGATTGAAACGTCGGTCGCAAAAATCCTGGCCGACGTGAAAACGCGCGGCGACGCCGCCGTACTGGAATACACGAACCGTTTCGACCGCATCCCGCATGGCGGCGCGGCGGAAATGGCGGCCTTCGATATTTCGCAAGCCGAATTGCAGGCGGCCCTGAACGGCTTGCCGTCGGCGCAGCGCGAAGCGCTGCAGATCGCCGCCCAGCGCATCCGTGCCTTCCACGAACGCCAGCGCGAAGAACTGCGCGGCTTTACCTACACCGAGCCCGATGGCACGGTGCTGGGGCAGAAAATAACGCCGCTGGACCGGGTCGGCATCTACGTCCCGGGCGGCAAGGCCGCGTATCCGTCGTCCGTGCTGATGAACGCCATTCCCGCGCACGTGGCGGGCGTGGGCGAAATCATCATGGTGGTGCCGACGCCTGATGGCGTGAAAAACCAGATGGTGCTGGCCGCCGCCGCGATCGCGGGCGTGACGCGCGTGATCACGATCGGCGGTGCGCAAGCCGTCGGCGCACTGGCGTATGGAACACAGAGCATCACCGCCGTCGATAAAATCGTCGGCCCCGGCAATGCCTACGTGGCCGCCGCCAAGCGCCGCGTGTTCGGCATCGTCGGCATCGACATGATCGCGGGGCCTTCCGAAATCCTCGTGCTGTGCGATGGCACGACGGACCCGGACTGGGTCGCGATGGACCTGTTTTCCCAGGCCGAGCACGACGAACTGGCGCAGGCGATTCTGCTGTGCCCGGACGCCGCTTACATCGCGAAAGTCGAAGAGAGCATCGCCAAGCTGCTGCCGACGATGCCGCGCCAGGCCACCATCAGCACCTCGCTGGCGGACCGCGGCGCGCTGATCAAGGTGCGCAGCATGGAAGAGGCGTGCGAGATCGCCAATGCCATCGCTGCGGAACACCTGGAAATCTCGGCGGAGAATCCGCAGCAGTGGGCCGAGCGGATCCGCCACGCGGGCGCCATGTTCCTCGGGCGCTTCTCGTCCGAATCGCTGGGCGACTATTGCTGCGGTCCCAACCACGTGCTGCCGACGTCGCGCACGGCGCGCTTTTCGTCGCCGCTGGGCGTGTACGACTTCCAGAAGCGCTCGTCCATCATTCACGTGAGTGAAGCGGGCGCGCAAACCCTGGGCCGTGTCGCCGCCACCCTGGCGTACGGTGAAGGCTTGCAGGCGCACGCGCGCAGCGCCGAACTGCGCCTGAAGCCGCAGCCATGA
- the hisG gene encoding ATP phosphoribosyltransferase, with protein sequence MNGSNNGDSSQLILALSKGRIFEDTMPLLEAAGIKVLENPETSRKLILATNDPNVRVIIVRASDVPTYVQYGAADFGVAGKDVLLEHGGEGLYQPIDLNIASCRMSVAVQAGFDYEKAVHQGARLRVATKFVHTAREHFAAKGVHVDLIKLYGSMELAPLVGLSDAIVDLVSTGSTLRANNLVEVEHIMEISSRLVVNQAALKLKRERLQPIIEAFERASQA encoded by the coding sequence ATGAACGGATCGAACAACGGTGACAGCTCCCAGCTGATCCTGGCGCTGTCGAAAGGCCGCATTTTTGAGGACACCATGCCGCTGCTGGAAGCGGCCGGCATCAAGGTGCTGGAAAACCCGGAGACCTCGCGCAAGCTGATTTTGGCCACCAACGATCCGAACGTGCGCGTCATCATCGTGCGCGCCAGCGACGTGCCGACCTACGTGCAGTACGGCGCGGCCGATTTCGGCGTGGCGGGCAAGGATGTCTTGCTCGAACACGGCGGCGAAGGCCTGTACCAGCCGATCGACCTGAATATCGCTTCTTGCCGCATGTCGGTGGCGGTGCAGGCCGGTTTTGACTACGAAAAGGCCGTGCACCAGGGCGCGCGATTGCGCGTGGCCACCAAGTTCGTGCACACGGCGCGCGAGCACTTCGCCGCCAAGGGCGTGCACGTCGACCTGATCAAGCTGTATGGCTCGATGGAGCTGGCGCCTTTGGTCGGTTTGTCCGACGCCATCGTCGACCTGGTCAGCACGGGCAGCACCCTGCGCGCGAACAACCTCGTCGAAGTCGAGCACATCATGGAAATTTCGTCGCGCCTGGTGGTCAACCAGGCCGCGCTCAAGCTCAAGCGCGAGCGCTTGCAGCCGATTATCGAGGCGTTTGAACGCGCCTCGCAAGCCTAG